The nucleotide window TGATAATAACCAGAATCATATTTTAGCAAGTCACTTGGGAACAGTAGATAAGATTCCAACTTATTTAACAACAGTTTCTAATTTTATTAAAAATTTAAAACAACAATATGATAATAGTGATAACGATAAAAAAATTAATTATATTATTATTGGTTTTGCTCTTGTAAATAGTAAACAAGAAGTTACAATTGCTGCAGATGGTCATTTATTTTATACGGAAGCAGTTGAATTAACAAAAACAAACAATACTTATACAGTTGGAATTAGAGCTCCTGATCGTCAGTTTGCTTCAACTGCGCAAGCATATGGATATGGTTGGGGAGAAACCTTTAGAAAATCAGTAACAATTTTAAAATCATTTGGGTTATTATTTACTGGCCAATGAGGGCAATTATCTGGTCCAGTTGGAATTGCTAAAACAATTTCTTCAATGTTAACAGAAGGGCCAGCACTTTTCTTTATGTATGTGGCAATGTTATCCGCTAATTTATTTGTTTTAAACTTAATTCCAATTCCACCATTAGATGGTTATAAGTTTTTTGAAACATCAATTGAAGGAATTGTTGGTGGAGTGAAACGTCTAAATGGTCGTATGAGAATTTGAAAAAAACGTTATGATCCAGCGCAACAAAAAATATTATTAGAAGAATATCAAGCAAAAGACCAAAAATGACAGTTACCACATAAAGCAAAGATTATCATTAATGTGACGGGAGCAATATTGTTTATTTTATTATTTATTGGAATAACAATTAAAGATGTCTTTTTTTAAGCAGAAAAGCTAGGTGAGGATTAGATGATGGACCAACAATTGATAAAACTATTTACAGCAAATAATTTAGAATTTACCGGAAATTATTTTGATGATGCTAAAGTCATTAAAGCAGAATATAGTACTAGTGAAGGTTTTTTTCGTGTTGTTATTGAAATTAATGATTTTTTACCGCCAGAAGTTTTACTAAAATTAGAACAAACTTTATTAGAAAATCAAACATTACCCACAAAGATTTCTTTACGGGTTCGAAAAGAACAATATGAATTAGCAACTATTTTTAGTTATTTAGAATATATTCGGTTAAATAAATCGGAATTAAAAAATAGTTTTTTTAGTAAATTATCCCCAGAGCGATTTGCTTTAACTGATAATATTTTAAAAATTACTGTTCATTCAGAAAGTGAACAAAAATTAGTAGGTGAGCATTGTAATTATTATCAAAAAAAACTTCGTCGTTATGGTTTTAGTGATTTACAATTAGCTCTAGTGATTGATTTACGGGAAAATAATATTTTAGAAATTAACGAACAAGAATTAATTAAATATCAAGAAACAGCGCAAAAAACAGAACAGTTAATTTCAAAGCCAACAAATGGCGCTAATTCTGTTCGAAGAGAACCGAATAGTTATCATAGAGCAAAAATTGGAGAAGCAAGTTATGAACGATTAATTGATATTGACCAAGATGTTCCCAATGTTACAATTTATGGAAAAATTTTGAGTAAAGAACGGCAATTAATTTCAACAAAAAAATTTATTTATGTAATAACAGTTACTGATTATAGTGATACAATTGGCGCAAAGTTTTTTACTCGAACAGAACAACCAGATGATTTTATTGAAGAATTAAAAACTAATGAATGAGTTAGTCTTTTTGGTGATATTCGGTATGATACTTATGCGAATGAACAAATGTTTTTTATTAAAAAAATTTCTCGTTTAGATCGCGAAGACTTGTATCGTGAAGATAATGCGCCTGAGAAACGCATAGAGTTACATTTACATACTAAAATGAGTGTTATGGATGGAGTAACAGATCTTGCAATGCTTTTTAAAACATTACAGCATTGGAATCATAAAGCAATTGCTTTTACTGACCATTTAAATGTTCAAGCTTATCCGGAAATTTATAATCTTAATAAGAAATATCCCGATATTAAAGTTATTTATGGTGTTGAAGCAGATGTTTTAGATGATAAAGTATGATATGTTAAAAACCCTCATCACCATAATTTACGAACTGCAAAATATGTTATTTTTGACTTAGAAACAACTGGCTTAAGTAGTAGTTATGATGAAATTATTGAGTTTGGAGCCGTTATCATGGATGGTATTAGTGGTGAACGCCAAACAATTAATCATCTGTTCAAACCATCAGTTAAGTTATCATCATTTACAACCGAATTAACAGGAATTACTGATGAATTATTAGCTGATAAACCAACTTTTATTGAATCAATTGACCAAATTTTAGAATATTTTAAGGATGCAATTTTAATTGCGCATAATGCTGAGTTTGACCTTGGTTTTATTCAATCATGGTTAAAAAAAGCTGGGCGCTCAGAAATTAATAATACAGTAATTGATACTTTACAATTATCACGGATTTTAGAACCACATTTGAAAAATTATCGCTTGGGAACAATTGCTCGTTGTTATAGTGTTATTTATAATGAAGAAGTTGCTCACCGTGGTGATTATGATGCAATTGTTTTAACTGACATTTATGAACATCAACTACGGAAAATGATTAATAATTATGGTATTGAGTTTGATAATGACATTGAGAATATTCATGACCCGGCTGTTTACAAAAAATTGCGACCAAAACATATGACAATTTTAGCAAAAAATCAGGCGGGCTTATTGGAATTATTTAAATTAATAACTGCTGCACATACTAAATATTTTTACTCATCACCAAAATTATTACGAAGTGTAATTGAACAACATCGTAGTAATTTATTAATTGGGTCATCGTGTGTTAACGGTGATGTTTTTGAAGTGGCACGAAATAAAGATTTATCGGAATTACGAGAAACAATTAAGTTTTATGATTATATTGAAGTTCAACCCCCAAGTGTATATAAACATTTAGTCCAAATGGGTGATTTGTCAGAAGAACGACTATTAACGGTAATCAAAGATATTGTTTTTACAGCAAAAGAATTAAATAAATTAGTTGTTGCTACTGGTGATGTTCATTATCTTAATCCAGAAGATAAAATTTTTCGTGAAGTTTATATTAATGCAAAAGGAATTGGGGGCCGACCACATCCTTTATATGACTATAAGCAACGAGTAACGGATAATCCTGATCA belongs to Spiroplasma melliferum and includes:
- a CDS encoding inner membrane zinc metalloprotease; amino-acid sequence: MSAGMVVLGFVIGVIILLMLVTIHEFAHFIIAKLAGAYVYEFAIGFGPKIFSWGKKETRYSIRIFPFGGYVYIASQLVDPPKGREEEHVPEERKMENIAKWKRLIFIVAGALMNFFIAVFIFTTTFAALSYKPSDMTYWGAKYDSNGAAYAAFATSGQNVAQDIVILDYWLGPSKEKLKVAQEYYRDQEQDKPDNNQNHILASHLGTVDKIPTYLTTVSNFIKNLKQQYDNSDNDKKINYIIIGFALVNSKQEVTIAADGHLFYTEAVELTKTNNTYTVGIRAPDRQFASTAQAYGYGWGETFRKSVTILKSFGLLFTGQWGQLSGPVGIAKTISSMLTEGPALFFMYVAMLSANLFVLNLIPIPPLDGYKFFETSIEGIVGGVKRLNGRMRIWKKRYDPAQQKILLEEYQAKDQKWQLPHKAKIIINVTGAILFILLFIGITIKDVFF
- a CDS encoding DNA polymerase III subunit alpha (PolC), producing MMDQQLIKLFTANNLEFTGNYFDDAKVIKAEYSTSEGFFRVVIEINDFLPPEVLLKLEQTLLENQTLPTKISLRVRKEQYELATIFSYLEYIRLNKSELKNSFFSKLSPERFALTDNILKITVHSESEQKLVGEHCNYYQKKLRRYGFSDLQLALVIDLRENNILEINEQELIKYQETAQKTEQLISKPTNGANSVRREPNSYHRAKIGEASYERLIDIDQDVPNVTIYGKILSKERQLISTKKFIYVITVTDYSDTIGAKFFTRTEQPDDFIEELKTNEWVSLFGDIRYDTYANEQMFFIKKISRLDREDLYREDNAPEKRIELHLHTKMSVMDGVTDLAMLFKTLQHWNHKAIAFTDHLNVQAYPEIYNLNKKYPDIKVIYGVEADVLDDKVWYVKNPHHHNLRTAKYVIFDLETTGLSSSYDEIIEFGAVIMDGISGERQTINHLFKPSVKLSSFTTELTGITDELLADKPTFIESIDQILEYFKDAILIAHNAEFDLGFIQSWLKKAGRSEINNTVIDTLQLSRILEPHLKNYRLGTIARCYSVIYNEEVAHRGDYDAIVLTDIYEHQLRKMINNYGIEFDNDIENIHDPAVYKKLRPKHMTILAKNQAGLLELFKLITAAHTKYFYSSPKLLRSVIEQHRSNLLIGSSCVNGDVFEVARNKDLSELRETIKFYDYIEVQPPSVYKHLVQMGDLSEERLLTVIKDIVFTAKELNKLVVATGDVHYLNPEDKIFREVYINAKGIGGRPHPLYDYKQRVTDNPDQFLRTTMEMMNEFKFLNDDELIYEIVVTNPNLISDQIEKVEIIKDKLYTPKIKGSDQLLKELCYQNAYKIYGNPLPEIVASRLERELNAIIKHGFAVIYWIAHKLVDKSLQDGYLVGSRGSVGSSFVATMSNITEVNPLQPHYLCSYCSYSEFIVDGSVKCGYDLSARTCPKCQKPLKGEGHDIPFETFLGFEADKVPDIDLNFSGEYQPIAHDFTKEMFGERSVYRAGTISTVAEKTAYGYVKGYFESKNILHLKRRAELERIAKGCEGVKRTTGQHPGGIVVIPNEYEVEAFTPVNFPADDIKSNWLTTHFDFHAIHDNVLKLDILGHVDPTALRMLQDLTGVDPKTIPTNDEAVLSLFRSLDVLNIKPEDINGEKTGAIGIPEFGTFFVRKMLLDTKPTSFADLVQISGLSHGTDVWIGNAQELIRNQNISISEVIGCRDDIMVNLIYKGLPAQSAFKIMEDVRKGKGLTAEHEQLMRDNNVEQWYIDSCNKIKYMFPKAHATAYVLMAWRVAWYKINYPVEYYATFFSTRTDVFDIKTILKGAETIKQVLRDIQTRLDNKDFNAPNKPTQKEKDLIPVYEIALEMYARGIKMSNIDLKTSRNKNFTVITTENNEKIILPPFSAIDGLGGAVGDSIINARYEKPFLSVADLQKRTNITKAHLESFEELGILKDLSLDDQIAFEF